A section of the Chloroflexota bacterium genome encodes:
- a CDS encoding DUF853 family protein: MPGGSSGAPGWARNRAPGPDREAGLGAWPRGTGGGHLSYRPSRRCPGRAGRSIQWRNSRVAGGRDRGPDPRDAGDAHRPVVGRFLAWLTLNGIRAKRNHLTESAYFRIVPEFESAAPLGHCGDPDPQGILHAALSGLADYEEVEIRWLFAPASPNAQRQFAAACGRLQNGIAPYRHGLAASLARSVVGGVRFLLDVMFCRPEHPVPHRESELSRIVAKRALEPLLAGAVLARVRAPNARHGTIVAALAQALGQYGSGWNRLKVERLSDNRRAESWFDGWRLPNSGCWLLTAADAAALCELPTARSRDPNLARAPAAQVPPAAMVPVGEGLFLGWPEPGSADPRRQLGLRTEDALRHVLAVGPTGTGKSTFLYWYAQSAIRSGMGLLLLDPKGDLAEAVLDAVPECRANDVAFLNFADTARPIGLNPLAVTDTAAADQTAAAVSTMMRELVTGEGMAWGTTMSQAFAYGFRTLAANPQIEPTMLDLERLFFDRGWRAGLLQNVSDPFVAAYWTNQVDRMGERQFELNFGSALRRMALLVNDPRVRNILAQARPAVRWDRALKRSAIVLVNLDQADNALGIAGSRLLGSIIVTQFWQAVLRRPRGDRPPFIFLIDEFQEFLDTGRNMGAFFERSRSYRVGMCIATQSLAQPRLKAVRRTVTINARTHVVFGGLRDEARHFALSTEPHFSARDLDRREAFQMTVSTLVDNQPVPPFSAHVTALPDPCADRLTARKRRASQLFGADLGQLEESVRRRYGPRLN; the protein is encoded by the coding sequence ATGCCCGGCGGATCTTCAGGCGCACCCGGATGGGCCCGAAACCGCGCGCCGGGCCCGGACCGTGAAGCTGGTCTGGGTGCTTGGCCGCGTGGCACTGGAGGCGGGCATCTCAGCTATCGCCCGTCGAGGCGATGCCCCGGGCGAGCAGGAAGGTCGATCCAGTGGCGCAATTCACGTGTTGCTGGCGGCCGGGATCGCGGCCCTGATCCTCGCGACGCCGGGGATGCTCATCGCCCTGTGGTTGGCCGGTTTCTCGCCTGGCTCACCCTGAACGGAATTCGAGCCAAGCGCAACCACCTAACCGAATCGGCCTATTTCCGGATCGTGCCGGAATTCGAAAGCGCGGCGCCGCTCGGCCATTGCGGCGACCCCGACCCCCAGGGGATCCTGCACGCGGCCCTGTCCGGATTGGCCGATTACGAAGAGGTCGAAATCCGGTGGCTGTTCGCGCCCGCGTCTCCAAATGCCCAGCGCCAATTCGCGGCCGCCTGCGGCCGGTTGCAGAACGGCATCGCCCCCTATCGCCACGGGCTAGCGGCCAGCCTGGCGCGATCCGTCGTCGGTGGAGTCAGGTTCCTTCTCGACGTTATGTTCTGCCGACCGGAGCATCCTGTACCTCACCGAGAAAGCGAGCTCTCCCGAATCGTCGCCAAACGCGCGCTCGAACCGCTATTGGCTGGGGCGGTCCTGGCCCGCGTTCGGGCCCCCAATGCACGGCATGGCACGATCGTCGCCGCGCTGGCCCAGGCGCTTGGCCAGTACGGGTCCGGTTGGAATCGGCTGAAGGTCGAACGGCTGTCCGACAACCGCCGCGCTGAATCTTGGTTCGACGGCTGGCGCTTGCCGAATTCGGGATGCTGGCTGCTTACCGCCGCGGACGCGGCCGCGCTCTGCGAACTGCCAACGGCGCGGTCCCGCGATCCCAACCTGGCCCGCGCGCCGGCCGCCCAGGTCCCGCCGGCGGCGATGGTGCCGGTGGGCGAGGGGCTCTTTCTGGGTTGGCCCGAACCGGGATCGGCCGATCCCAGGCGGCAACTTGGTCTGCGCACCGAGGACGCGCTGCGGCACGTGCTGGCGGTCGGACCGACCGGGACCGGCAAGAGCACATTCCTATATTGGTACGCCCAGTCGGCAATCCGCAGCGGTATGGGATTGCTGCTGCTGGATCCCAAGGGAGACCTCGCCGAAGCGGTCCTGGACGCGGTGCCAGAGTGCCGGGCCAACGACGTCGCATTCCTGAACTTTGCCGACACCGCCAGACCGATCGGGCTCAACCCGCTGGCGGTGACCGATACGGCCGCGGCCGACCAGACCGCGGCGGCGGTAAGCACCATGATGCGCGAGCTGGTTACCGGCGAGGGCATGGCGTGGGGCACCACTATGTCGCAGGCGTTCGCCTACGGCTTTAGGACCCTGGCCGCAAATCCACAGATCGAACCGACCATGCTGGACCTGGAGCGGCTGTTCTTCGACCGCGGATGGCGCGCCGGTCTGCTGCAGAACGTCTCCGATCCGTTCGTTGCCGCCTACTGGACCAACCAGGTGGACCGGATGGGCGAGCGCCAGTTCGAGCTCAACTTCGGATCGGCGCTGCGTCGGATGGCCCTACTGGTCAACGACCCGCGTGTCCGCAACATCCTGGCTCAGGCGCGGCCGGCAGTGCGCTGGGACCGTGCGTTAAAGCGATCGGCGATCGTGCTGGTGAACCTGGACCAGGCCGACAACGCCCTTGGGATCGCCGGATCGCGCCTGCTGGGCAGCATCATCGTCACCCAGTTCTGGCAGGCGGTGCTGAGGCGCCCGCGCGGAGATCGGCCGCCGTTCATCTTCCTGATCGACGAATTCCAGGAATTCCTCGATACCGGCCGCAACATGGGGGCGTTCTTCGAGCGCTCCCGCAGTTACCGGGTGGGGATGTGCATCGCGACCCAGTCCCTGGCCCAGCCGCGGCTCAAAGCCGTGCGGCGCACGGTGACGATCAACGCTCGCACCCACGTGGTGTTTGGCGGGTTGCGGGACGAGGCCCGGCACTTCGCGCTGTCAACCGAACCGCACTTTTCGGCCCGCGACTTGGACCGCCGCGAGGCATTCCAGATGACGGTTTCGACGCTGGTTGACAACCAGCCGGTGCCGCCGTTTTCAGCCCACGTGACGGCGCTGCCGGATCCCTGTGCGGATCGGCTGACGGCCCGAAAGCGGCGCGCCTCGCAGCTGTTTGGCGCCGACCTGGGGCAACTCGAGGAGAGCGTTCGCCGGCGCTACGGCCCGCGTCTTAACTGA